The following coding sequences lie in one Amblyraja radiata isolate CabotCenter1 unplaced genomic scaffold, sAmbRad1.1.pri scaffold_628_ctg1, whole genome shotgun sequence genomic window:
- the tmem223 gene encoding transmembrane protein 223, with protein sequence MATIPGARDWGNVALGRSTPAQVRGVCGGGGGGVGSPPGDLLLYRYHRPAFARLLALFCGTQALFWTYLAHLAFTSLRDTEPRGGRAEGAPKTADTSLNMGSNSWRYGFTLSCLTVGSSILAAGLAFSRRSVCAVWLHQGGRDVSISTHGLLGGTRTFRAPLRHLSCVAHRAHTTSFLPLRVRGHRLYYLLDARGQFLRTDVFDVTVGAYRKL encoded by the exons ATGGCAACAATCCCGGGGGCCAGAGACTGGGGCAATGTTGCCCTGG GGAGGTCTACACCGGCCCAGGTGCGGGGAGTGTGCggtggtggcggtggtggtgtcGGGAGCCCACCTGGAGACCTGCTGCTCTACAGATACCACCGGCCAGCCTTCGCCCGGCTCCTGGCCCTGTTCTGCGGGACGCAGGCCCTGTTCTGGACGTACCTGGCCCACCTCGCCTTCACCTCCCTCAGAGACACGGAGCCCAGAGGAGGCCGGGCCGAGGGGGCTCCCAAAACCGCCGACACCTCCCTCAACATGGGCTCCAACTCGTGGAGATACGGATTCACCCTTTCCTGCCTCACCGTCG GCTCGTCTATACTGGCGGCTGGTCTGGCCTTTAGCCGGCGTTCCGTCTGTGCCGTCTGGCTTCACCAGGGCGGCCGAGATGTGTCCATCTCCACCCACGGGCTGCTGGGCGGCACGCGGACATTCCGGGCACCGCTCCGTCACCTCTCGTGCGTGGCTCACCGCGCCCACACCACCTCCTTCCTGCCCCTCAGGGTCAGGGGTCACCGGCTCTACTACCTGCTGGACGCTCGTGGGCAGTTCCTCCGGACCGACGTCTTTGATGTGACCGTGGGAGCCTACAGGAAGCTGTGA